The Sinorhizobium meliloti genome includes a window with the following:
- a CDS encoding autoinducer binding domain-containing protein, with product MEIWFQKLIDVTAVARTREMFNGALTELARELGFEYYAYLNLQPVGTFAVSNYSPEWQDRYFSKSFSEIDPVVLIAKSTMRAFTWSSENTRKVKSRRVRQFYLDAAGFGIRSGITIPVATAFRRIAMLTIASHKPCLSLNLDLDPVAAATAVAQLHVRIEQAQIEPTAKPSIRMTAKQALMLKWSSEGKSMSDIATIENMTYANVNFHMNNARRKLGASTQAQATALATKLRLI from the coding sequence GTGGAGATTTGGTTTCAGAAGCTAATCGATGTTACAGCGGTAGCGCGCACCAGGGAGATGTTCAATGGAGCACTCACCGAACTCGCACGGGAACTCGGCTTCGAATATTACGCCTACCTCAATCTTCAGCCGGTCGGAACATTCGCTGTCTCGAATTATTCACCCGAATGGCAGGATCGGTATTTCTCCAAGAGCTTCAGTGAGATTGATCCCGTGGTCCTGATCGCCAAGTCCACGATGAGGGCGTTCACTTGGTCTTCGGAAAACACGCGGAAAGTCAAGTCGAGGCGTGTTCGGCAGTTCTACCTGGATGCTGCCGGGTTCGGCATCCGATCGGGCATCACGATTCCGGTGGCGACTGCATTCCGGCGCATCGCGATGCTGACCATTGCGTCGCACAAGCCGTGCCTTTCGCTGAATCTCGATCTCGATCCGGTCGCAGCTGCGACGGCGGTCGCTCAGCTTCATGTGAGGATCGAGCAAGCGCAAATTGAACCCACGGCAAAACCGAGCATCCGCATGACCGCCAAACAGGCGCTGATGCTCAAGTGGTCATCCGAGGGCAAATCCATGAGTGACATCGCCACCATCGAGAACATGACCTATGCGAATGTGAATTTCCATATGAACAACGCTCGCAGGAAGCTCGGTGCGAGCACACAGGCGCAGGCGACGGCACTGGCGACAAAGCTCAGGCTCATTTGA
- the istA gene encoding IS21 family transposase — MRRVREILRYRFEQGLGHKSIAVRVGAAPSTVRETLRRAAIAELSWPLGDDISDAVLEAALYKAAGTKTGHRRSPEPDWTQVHRELKRKHMTLQILWDEYISRYPEGYRYSRFCDLYRGWAMKLPVTMRQDHAAGDKLFVDYAGDTVTVVVDRLSGKTRQAHLFVAVLGASSLSYAQARWSETLPDWIECHILALEFFGGAPALLVPDNAKVAIIKACHFDPQVNRTYCGMAAHYGSAVLPTRPRRPRDKAKVEAAVRIVERWLLGRLRHRIFYSLAEVNAAIGQLLHDLNDKRVLRRVGATRRQLFEELDRPALRPLPVERYVFAEWRIRRAGLDYHVEIERHYYSVPYRFAREQVEARITANTIEIFHKGERIAAHRRSSGNGKHTTIPDHMPSAHRRFADWTIERIQREASAMGPDVALLCERILADRPHPEQGFRACLGIIRLNKSFGRDRVNAACGRALEIGARTYGSVRSILDNHLDRTAASNGAAPHEPIHHANIRGPRYYH; from the coding sequence ATGCGGCGTGTCCGCGAGATATTGAGATATCGCTTCGAACAAGGACTTGGCCACAAGTCGATCGCGGTTCGGGTTGGAGCTGCGCCATCGACGGTGCGCGAGACGCTTCGGCGTGCGGCCATTGCGGAGCTATCGTGGCCGTTGGGTGACGACATCAGCGATGCAGTCCTGGAAGCGGCGCTTTACAAGGCAGCCGGGACGAAGACGGGTCATCGTCGGAGCCCTGAGCCGGACTGGACGCAGGTCCACCGCGAGCTGAAGCGCAAGCATATGACGCTGCAGATCCTTTGGGACGAATACATCAGCCGTTATCCGGAGGGCTATCGTTACAGTCGCTTCTGTGACCTCTACCGCGGCTGGGCGATGAAGTTGCCTGTGACGATGCGGCAGGATCACGCGGCCGGCGACAAGCTGTTCGTCGACTACGCCGGCGACACGGTCACGGTTGTCGTTGATCGGCTGTCCGGCAAGACACGGCAGGCGCACCTGTTCGTGGCGGTTCTGGGAGCATCCAGCCTTTCATATGCGCAGGCACGTTGGAGCGAGACGCTTCCCGACTGGATTGAATGCCATATCCTGGCGCTGGAGTTCTTTGGCGGTGCGCCAGCCTTGCTGGTTCCCGACAATGCCAAGGTAGCGATCATCAAGGCCTGCCACTTCGATCCCCAGGTCAACCGGACGTATTGCGGGATGGCGGCCCATTATGGCAGCGCCGTCTTGCCGACGCGGCCGCGACGCCCGCGGGACAAGGCGAAAGTGGAAGCTGCGGTTCGTATCGTCGAACGTTGGCTGTTGGGCCGGCTGCGCCATCGCATCTTCTATAGTTTGGCCGAGGTCAATGCGGCGATTGGCCAATTGCTCCATGATCTCAATGATAAGCGCGTTCTGCGCCGTGTCGGCGCCACGCGCCGCCAATTGTTCGAGGAGCTTGATCGTCCGGCTTTGCGACCGCTGCCTGTCGAACGTTATGTCTTTGCCGAATGGCGTATCCGGCGCGCCGGGCTGGATTATCACGTCGAGATCGAGCGGCACTATTATTCCGTTCCCTATCGCTTTGCCCGCGAGCAGGTCGAGGCTCGTATCACCGCCAATACGATCGAGATCTTCCACAAGGGCGAGCGAATTGCCGCTCACCGGCGCTCCAGCGGCAACGGCAAGCACACGACGATCCCCGATCATATGCCCTCTGCGCATCGCCGCTTTGCCGACTGGACGATTGAACGGATTCAACGCGAAGCCTCTGCGATGGGGCCGGATGTTGCGCTGTTGTGCGAGCGCATTCTTGCCGACAGGCCTCATCCCGAGCAGGGCTTTCGAGCTTGCCTCGGCATCATCCGCCTCAACAAGAGCTTCGGCCGCGACAGGGTCAATGCCGCTTGCGGCCGTGCGTTGGAGATTGGCGCACGAACCTATGGCTCGGTGCGATCCATCCTCGACAATCACCTTGACCGGACGGCTGCCTCAAATGGAGCGGCGCCGCATGAACCGATCCATCACGCCAACATCCGCGGACCTCGCTATTACCACTAA
- the istB gene encoding IS21-like element helper ATPase IstB: MLAHPTLDKLNAMGLAGMAKAFGELVANGEAEHLSHAEWLGLLLEREWSSRYDRKLAARLRFAKLRHQATPEDVDYRADRGLDRALFMKLLGGDWINAHDNLAICGPSGVGKSWLACALGHKACRDDRSVLYQRVPRLFAQLALARGDGRYARLQRTLGHVQLLILDDWGLEPLNEQARHDLLEILEDRYGRKSTIITSQLPVSAWHGVIGDPTYADAILDRLVHNAHRIELSGDSLRRNLPRKA; this comes from the coding sequence ATGCTTGCCCATCCAACACTGGATAAATTGAATGCCATGGGCCTGGCCGGCATGGCAAAGGCCTTTGGCGAACTTGTTGCCAACGGCGAAGCCGAACATCTCTCGCACGCCGAATGGCTCGGACTGCTGCTCGAACGGGAGTGGAGCTCCCGTTACGATCGGAAGCTTGCGGCACGCCTCAGGTTTGCCAAGCTTCGCCACCAGGCCACCCCAGAAGATGTCGACTATCGCGCCGACCGCGGCCTCGACCGTGCTCTCTTCATGAAGCTGCTCGGTGGCGACTGGATCAACGCCCATGACAATCTGGCCATTTGCGGACCCTCGGGTGTCGGAAAGAGTTGGTTGGCTTGCGCTCTCGGCCACAAGGCTTGCCGAGACGATCGCTCAGTTCTCTATCAGCGTGTCCCAAGGCTGTTTGCCCAGCTTGCGCTCGCGCGTGGTGATGGCCGCTACGCCCGCCTGCAACGAACCTTGGGCCATGTTCAGCTCCTGATACTGGATGATTGGGGGCTCGAGCCGCTCAACGAACAGGCCCGCCACGACCTGCTGGAAATCCTCGAAGATCGCTATGGACGCAAATCAACGATCATTACCAGCCAACTTCCCGTGTCCGCATGGCACGGCGTCATTGGCGACCCAACCTACGCCGATGCCATACTCGACAGGTTGGTCCACAATGCCCACCGCATCGAATTGAGCGGCGATAGTCTGCGCCGAAATCTACCGCGCAAAGCTTGA